From a region of the Armatimonas rosea genome:
- a CDS encoding amino acid adenylation domain-containing protein yields MPPQPLARPTLIKLLEHSAGLNPEAIALLAPERLPLTYRQLLLQCQEVEAFLHTNGLGRSARVALVLPNGPEMALAFLSFGSYLTTAPLNPSYREAEFDFYLEDLQASALVVLEGSDSPALAVAQKRQIPVLTLTPRGDEGAGRFQLSGALALPPTPQEPAQPDDIALVLHTSGTTSRPKIVPLTQANLCHSAQNIAQTLQLTPQDRCLNVMPLFHIHGLIAAVLSSLTAGGSVVCTPGFYAPQFFPWLTEFTPSWYTAVPTMHQAILARAQGPVAHHSLRFIRSASSALPPQVMAELESVFQVPALEAYGMTEGSHQLASNPLPPAVRKPGSVGIAAGPEVAVMDDSGELLPQGSVGELVVRGANVTPGYENNPSANASSFTQGWFRTGDQGYIDPEGYVFLTGRLKEIINRGGEKIAPREIEEALLNHPDVTQAVSFAIPHARLGETVGAAVILREGRELSSETLRLFLTDTLADFKLPESILFLTEFPKGATGKLQRIGMAERLGVEPLQESIPTERVAYVAPQTPQQEQLVALWEAVLRVSPIGIHDHFFQLGGDSMLATQLLSRVRSLLAVEVRFVEFFQNPTVQGLSEQIAVSRGRHTTLLPLVAHSRHNAPLSLGQKALWFLSQLDPMSRAYHQTHVLRLDGPLKVRALERALVALGERHEALRTTISLVEGEPTQTILPTQPLVLTVHTIQEDELEACLTRFTQPLYDLDTGPLWRTQLLQVESGTLSDRHYLLFGMHHIVFDDGSKKILYEELLRLYATFEADLNQDSPLAPLPIQYADFTLWQQQWLQGTSRDEQLQYWVQQLADLPLLQLETDHPRPPLLTERGATLGSRLSVPLTQALKDLSTKNNSTLFMTLLAALSALLSHYSGQEDIPLGISIANRNQAELESMIGLLTNTLVIRTDLSGRPSFQALLERVRQRTLEAYTYQDLPFSTLVEVLVPERDMSRSPLVQVMLIQHHPPLKGCTCGELTVSDHEVARDTTDMDLNLFFQETPTGLEFQWNFNTDLFDSSTITRMQRHWETLLEAIVQAPDAPLLSLEILPTEEKQQLLVDFNATKMEIPQQCLHELIEQQVGKTPNAIALVFEDQSLTYSQLDQRANQLAHRLQSLGAGADTLVGISLKRSVEMVVALLATLKAGAAYVPIDPEYPEDRRQTIAEEARVVALITHDPDWSANETFSTLKPQVTVQPENLAYVIYTSGSTGTPKGAMNSHQGIVSHLLWMEAALKLTAADRILQKTPYGFDVSVWEFFLPLMIGATLVVAPPDLHRDAPGLIALIQKEAITTVHFVPSMLQIFLEEHTHRQCTTLKRVLCSGEALPPSVVQLFHQSLTAELHNLYGPTEAAVDVTHWPCLPNASPDVVPIGKPLWNTQLYVLNAQQRLVPLGKSGELYIGGTQLARGYLNRPELTAECFIDNPFGEGKLYKTGDLAKWLPDGNLLYLGRLDHQVKIRGIRIELAEIDVALERHPQVQQCVVVAHKDAITERHLVAYLVASKPIPVLELRAFLTKTLPDYMVPQRFIFLESFPLNPNGKVDRKALPAPERAPQELGSSLAPETPEEKRLAELWCQFLGTKQVGRHDNFFELGGHSFLAMRLFKAIEETFGVRIPLATLFQSPTLSQLAALLHPQTELSQSWRSLVAIQPNGARPAFFCVHAIGANLLNYRLLAQHLGQDQPFYGLQSQGLDGLQPPHSSVEEMAAHYLTELRTVQPHGPYRLGGGSAGGTIAFEMARQLQQQGEKIALLVFLDTAYPAQRTTPLPLLKRLDRRLGPLLLGKREHASRPKKATPPTSNAPLSPTIRTVTETNQAALRSYKPQPYPGPITQLMTANPVHRSVDDPRLVWGQLTSFGLEIHPIEGNHTNMLNEPHIQNVAAVLRRCLDRVLEPR; encoded by the coding sequence GTGCCTCCTCAACCCCTAGCCCGCCCCACCCTCATTAAACTCTTGGAACACTCCGCAGGCCTGAATCCAGAGGCGATCGCCCTCTTAGCACCAGAGCGCCTGCCCCTGACGTACCGCCAGCTCCTGCTACAGTGCCAGGAAGTGGAGGCTTTCCTGCACACAAACGGGCTCGGACGGAGCGCACGAGTCGCGCTGGTGCTGCCCAATGGCCCCGAGATGGCACTCGCCTTTCTCAGCTTTGGGAGCTATCTCACCACCGCCCCCCTCAACCCAAGCTATCGAGAAGCAGAGTTTGACTTCTACCTGGAGGACCTTCAGGCGAGCGCACTGGTAGTGCTGGAGGGAAGCGACTCCCCGGCCCTCGCCGTGGCACAGAAGCGCCAGATTCCTGTACTTACTCTGACTCCTCGGGGCGACGAAGGCGCGGGACGCTTTCAGCTCTCTGGAGCTCTCGCTCTCCCGCCTACTCCCCAAGAGCCTGCCCAGCCCGACGATATCGCGCTGGTGCTACATACATCGGGAACCACCTCACGCCCTAAGATCGTCCCCTTGACCCAAGCCAACCTCTGCCACTCGGCGCAGAACATCGCGCAGACACTCCAGCTAACCCCACAGGATCGCTGCCTGAACGTGATGCCTCTGTTTCACATCCATGGCCTGATCGCGGCGGTCCTATCGAGTCTCACGGCGGGGGGAAGCGTGGTCTGCACCCCTGGCTTCTATGCCCCGCAGTTCTTCCCCTGGCTCACCGAGTTCACCCCGAGCTGGTACACGGCCGTGCCCACGATGCACCAAGCGATCCTTGCGAGAGCCCAGGGCCCGGTGGCGCACCACTCGCTGCGCTTCATCCGCTCGGCGTCGTCGGCGCTCCCCCCCCAGGTCATGGCGGAGCTGGAGTCGGTCTTTCAGGTCCCCGCTCTGGAGGCCTATGGGATGACCGAGGGCTCCCACCAGCTCGCCAGCAACCCCCTGCCCCCCGCGGTGCGTAAGCCTGGTTCGGTGGGGATTGCGGCAGGGCCAGAGGTCGCGGTGATGGACGATTCTGGTGAGCTCCTGCCACAGGGGAGTGTTGGGGAGCTGGTAGTCCGGGGCGCAAATGTCACGCCTGGCTACGAAAACAACCCGAGCGCCAACGCCAGCTCCTTCACACAGGGGTGGTTTCGGACGGGAGACCAGGGCTATATCGACCCCGAAGGCTATGTTTTTCTCACGGGACGGCTCAAAGAGATCATCAACCGAGGCGGGGAGAAGATCGCCCCCCGTGAGATTGAGGAGGCACTGCTCAACCACCCCGATGTGACACAGGCAGTCTCTTTTGCGATCCCGCACGCGCGCTTGGGGGAGACGGTCGGGGCGGCGGTAATCCTGCGCGAGGGGCGTGAGCTCTCCTCAGAGACGCTAAGGCTCTTTCTCACCGATACGCTAGCAGACTTCAAGCTTCCTGAGAGTATTTTGTTCCTCACGGAGTTTCCGAAAGGGGCAACGGGTAAGCTGCAGCGCATCGGGATGGCGGAGAGGTTGGGGGTTGAGCCTCTCCAAGAGAGTATCCCGACGGAACGCGTGGCCTATGTCGCCCCGCAGACGCCGCAACAGGAGCAGCTCGTCGCGCTCTGGGAGGCGGTGCTCCGTGTCTCCCCCATCGGTATCCACGACCATTTTTTCCAGCTTGGCGGCGACTCCATGCTGGCCACCCAGCTCCTCTCCCGTGTCCGTAGCCTGCTCGCTGTCGAGGTTCGCTTTGTGGAGTTTTTCCAGAATCCCACGGTGCAGGGCCTCTCAGAGCAGATTGCTGTCTCGCGTGGTAGACACACGACATTGCTACCACTGGTGGCTCACTCGCGTCACAACGCCCCACTCTCCCTTGGCCAGAAAGCCCTCTGGTTCCTTAGCCAGCTCGACCCTATGAGCCGTGCCTACCACCAGACCCATGTTCTACGGCTCGATGGCCCCCTGAAGGTCAGGGCACTGGAGCGTGCGCTTGTTGCACTGGGAGAGAGACACGAGGCGCTCCGCACCACCATCTCCCTTGTTGAGGGAGAGCCCACCCAGACCATCCTTCCCACCCAGCCGCTGGTACTCACGGTTCACACCATCCAAGAAGATGAGCTAGAGGCGTGTCTAACGCGCTTTACACAACCTCTTTACGACCTTGACACCGGCCCACTCTGGCGCACCCAGCTCCTTCAGGTGGAGAGTGGCACACTCTCAGACCGGCACTACCTCCTGTTTGGTATGCATCACATTGTCTTCGACGATGGCTCCAAGAAGATCCTCTACGAGGAGCTCCTTCGGCTCTACGCCACCTTTGAAGCGGACCTGAACCAAGACTCCCCTCTTGCCCCCCTGCCCATCCAGTACGCCGACTTTACCCTTTGGCAGCAGCAGTGGCTTCAAGGGACCTCACGCGACGAGCAGCTCCAGTACTGGGTCCAGCAACTCGCAGATCTTCCCCTGCTACAACTAGAGACCGACCACCCTCGCCCTCCACTCCTGACAGAGCGTGGAGCCACGCTGGGATCCCGGCTCTCTGTACCGCTCACGCAAGCGCTCAAGGACCTCAGCACCAAAAACAATAGCACGCTCTTTATGACCCTGCTTGCGGCCCTTAGCGCCTTGCTCTCGCACTATAGCGGCCAGGAAGACATCCCTCTGGGAATATCGATCGCCAACCGTAACCAAGCTGAGCTGGAGAGTATGATCGGGCTCCTTACCAATACCCTGGTAATCCGCACTGACCTCTCGGGGCGTCCCTCATTTCAGGCCCTCCTAGAGCGTGTTCGCCAGCGCACCCTTGAGGCCTATACCTACCAGGACCTGCCCTTCTCGACCCTTGTGGAAGTCCTTGTCCCTGAGCGAGACATGAGCCGAAGTCCACTGGTCCAAGTCATGCTTATCCAGCACCACCCCCCTCTGAAAGGGTGTACCTGCGGGGAGCTCACCGTCTCCGACCATGAGGTTGCTCGAGACACCACGGACATGGATCTCAACCTGTTTTTCCAGGAGACTCCCACTGGTCTGGAGTTTCAATGGAACTTCAATACCGATCTCTTCGACTCCAGCACGATCACACGGATGCAGCGGCACTGGGAGACACTGCTCGAGGCTATTGTTCAAGCACCTGATGCGCCCCTTCTCTCGCTAGAGATCCTCCCGACCGAAGAAAAGCAGCAGCTTCTGGTTGATTTCAATGCAACCAAGATGGAGATTCCCCAGCAGTGCCTTCATGAGCTTATTGAGCAGCAAGTCGGGAAAACGCCCAATGCGATCGCGCTTGTCTTTGAGGACCAGAGCCTTACCTACTCTCAGCTCGACCAGCGGGCCAACCAGCTCGCGCACCGGCTCCAGAGCCTAGGAGCCGGTGCAGACACCTTGGTGGGGATCTCGCTGAAGCGCTCCGTGGAGATGGTAGTCGCCCTCCTGGCGACCCTAAAAGCAGGCGCGGCCTATGTTCCCATCGACCCCGAGTACCCCGAGGACCGTCGCCAGACAATCGCCGAAGAAGCCCGCGTGGTCGCGCTCATCACACACGATCCCGACTGGAGTGCAAACGAGACCTTCAGCACGCTCAAGCCTCAGGTCACTGTCCAGCCCGAGAATCTGGCCTATGTCATCTATACCTCAGGCTCTACGGGAACCCCAAAGGGCGCGATGAACTCCCACCAGGGAATTGTCAGCCACTTACTCTGGATGGAGGCGGCCCTCAAGCTGACAGCGGCGGATCGTATCCTCCAAAAAACCCCTTATGGCTTTGATGTCTCGGTCTGGGAGTTTTTCTTACCCCTGATGATCGGAGCGACTCTGGTGGTGGCCCCACCCGACCTCCATCGCGATGCTCCTGGGCTGATCGCCCTTATCCAAAAGGAGGCGATCACCACGGTTCATTTTGTGCCGTCGATGCTCCAGATTTTCCTAGAGGAGCACACCCACCGCCAGTGCACGACCTTAAAGCGTGTCCTCTGTAGCGGCGAGGCACTCCCCCCCAGCGTCGTGCAGCTCTTTCACCAGAGCCTTACAGCAGAGCTTCACAACCTCTATGGCCCCACTGAGGCCGCGGTCGATGTTACCCACTGGCCCTGCCTGCCCAATGCCAGCCCTGACGTTGTCCCGATCGGCAAGCCCCTCTGGAACACCCAGCTCTATGTCCTAAATGCACAGCAGCGGCTGGTCCCCTTAGGAAAGTCTGGGGAGCTCTATATCGGCGGTACTCAGCTCGCACGCGGCTATCTAAATCGCCCCGAGCTCACGGCAGAGTGCTTTATCGACAATCCCTTTGGGGAAGGAAAGCTCTACAAAACAGGGGACCTCGCCAAGTGGCTCCCCGATGGCAATCTGCTCTATCTAGGTCGCCTCGACCATCAGGTCAAGATACGGGGGATTCGAATCGAGCTGGCGGAGATAGATGTAGCTCTGGAGAGACACCCTCAGGTCCAGCAGTGCGTGGTTGTCGCCCACAAAGACGCGATCACGGAGCGGCATCTTGTCGCCTATCTTGTTGCCTCCAAGCCCATTCCTGTTCTAGAGCTAAGGGCCTTTCTCACCAAGACTCTGCCCGACTACATGGTTCCCCAGCGATTTATCTTTTTAGAGAGCTTTCCACTCAACCCAAACGGTAAAGTCGATCGCAAGGCACTCCCCGCCCCCGAGAGAGCTCCCCAGGAGCTCGGCTCCTCACTCGCACCCGAGACACCAGAGGAGAAACGCCTCGCTGAGCTCTGGTGTCAGTTCCTTGGTACCAAGCAAGTAGGCAGGCACGATAACTTCTTTGAGCTGGGAGGGCACTCGTTTCTAGCGATGCGGCTCTTTAAGGCTATCGAGGAGACTTTTGGCGTGCGGATCCCGCTCGCCACTCTCTTCCAGTCCCCCACGCTTTCCCAGCTCGCGGCCCTGCTCCATCCCCAGACAGAACTCTCCCAGAGCTGGCGCTCTTTGGTAGCCATTCAGCCCAACGGAGCACGCCCCGCGTTCTTCTGTGTGCACGCCATCGGTGCCAATCTGCTGAACTACCGCCTCCTTGCACAGCACCTAGGCCAAGATCAGCCTTTCTACGGCCTTCAGTCTCAGGGGCTCGATGGCCTCCAGCCGCCCCACTCCTCGGTGGAGGAGATGGCCGCGCACTACCTCACCGAGCTACGCACCGTCCAGCCGCATGGCCCCTACCGGCTGGGTGGCGGGTCGGCAGGCGGAACCATTGCCTTTGAGATGGCGCGACAGCTTCAACAGCAAGGAGAGAAGATCGCGCTGCTAGTCTTCCTGGACACCGCTTACCCGGCACAGCGCACAACCCCTCTGCCCCTCCTCAAGCGCTTGGACCGTCGCCTAGGGCCACTCCTCCTCGGGAAGCGTGAGCATGCTTCGCGCCCCAAAAAGGCGACTCCTCCTACCAGCAACGCTCCCCTCTCTCCAACCATTCGCACCGTGACCGAGACCAATCAGGCGGCTCTGCGCAGCTACAAGCCGCAGCCCTATCCTGGCCCCATCACGCAGCTCATGACCGCCAACCCCGTGCACAGAAGCGTAGACGATCCCCGCTTGGTGTGGGGCCAGCTGACAAGCTTTGGGCTGGAGATACACCCAATTGAGGGGAATCATACCAACATGCTCAACGAGCCCCATATCCAAAATGTCGCCGCGGTTCTACGGCGTTGCCTGGACCGGGTGCTGGAACCACGCTAG